In a single window of the Silene latifolia isolate original U9 population unplaced genomic scaffold, ASM4854445v1 scaffold_281, whole genome shotgun sequence genome:
- the LOC141639134 gene encoding uncharacterized protein LOC141639134, with protein sequence MKAAVDEIETKDRVTIRAKHRDEEGRIKVEKVEVNTHNTETLKHIEKKLVDTGVQRMERHSADPRVSVKKPAPKKGHGGKFTWEGPDAEVENELGAEPALDQGDPNYVDEEVVDEEVKDRVVGEVEAAKLAEAREGVARVDVDPRLPV encoded by the coding sequence ATGAAGGCAGCGGTGGATGAAATTGAAACAAAGGACAGGGTGACAATAAGAGCCAAGCACAGAGACGAAGAAGGGCGGATAAAGGTGGAGAAAGTGGAGGTGAACACCCACAACACGGAGACGCTTAAGCACATTGAGAAGAAACTGGTTGACACGGGGGTGCAACGTATGGAGCGACACTCTGCTGATCCTAGAGTTTCGGTTAAGAAACCGGCCCCCAAGAAAGGTCATGGAGGCAAGTTCACCTGGGAGGGTCCTGATGCTGAGGTGGAGAACGAGCTTGGTGCTGAACCAGCTCTTGACCAAGGGGACCCTAATTATGTTGATGAGGAGGTGGTAGATGAGGAGGTTAAGGATAGGGTTGTTGGTGAGGTTGAGGCTGCTAAGTTGGCTGAGGCTCGGGAAGGTGTTGCCCGGGTTGATGTTGATCCTAGGCTTCCTGTCTAA
- the LOC141639133 gene encoding peroxiredoxin-2E, chloroplastic — protein sequence MAISSSIATTTISRLFALSTAKPTFTKSALHFRRSSFTPSLSLRFSTTTTTTATTTPTPSITASISPGTPLPDATFSYLDSENNVQTLTTSDLTSSKKSILFAVPGAFTPTCSQKHVPSFIQHASELKSKGVSVIACISVNDAFVMKAWKESLGAAEDDSVMFLCDVNGEFTKAIGAELDLTDKPVGLGVRSRRYAMLVDDGVAKVVNLEEGGAFTFSSAEDMLKLL from the coding sequence ATGGCAATCTCCTcatccatcgccaccaccaccatttCCCGCCTCTTCGCCCTCTCCACCGCTAAACCCACCTTCACCAAATCCGCCCTCCACTTCCGCCGTTCATCCTTCACCCCATCCCTCTCCCTCCGcttctccaccaccaccaccaccaccgcaaccaccaCACCCACACCCTCCATCACAGCCTCCATCAGCCCAGGCACACCCCTCCCAGACGCAACTTTCTCATACCTAGACTCCGAAAACAACGTCCAAACCCTAACCACATCCGACCTCACCTCCTCCAAAAAATCAATCCTCTTCGCCGTCCCGGGCGCCTTCACTCCTACCTGCTCTCAGAAACACGTTCCTTCCTTCATCCAACACGCCTCCGAACTAAAATCCAAGGGTGTTTCCGTCATTGCTTGTATCTCCGTCAACGACGCTTTCGTCATGAAGGCCTGGAAGGAATCCTTGGGTGCTGCCGAAGATGACTCTGTTATGTTTCTTTGTGATGTTAATGGGGAGTTTACTAAGGCCATTGGTGCGGAGCTTGACCTTACGGATAAGCCGGTTGGATTGGGTGTTCGATCTAGGAGGTATGCTATGCTTGTTGATGACGGTGTTGCTAAGGTTGTTAATTTGGAGGAAGGTGGTGCTTTTACTTTTAGCAGTGCTGAGGATATGCTCAAGCTTCTCTAA